The Pirellulales bacterium genomic sequence TCGAGGTGGAGCACCTCGTCGCTTGTGAAGATGGTCCGGCCGTTGAACGGCACCGACTGGGGTCGCGCGGGGCGGGTCCCCACTCCCACGAGAAACCGGTCGGCCGAGATGACTTCGACCTGCTCGTCGCGGACGATCTTGACCTCGAACGGGCTGGCAAACTCGGCCCGGCCCCACAGCAGTTCGATGCCGTTGCGATCGAACTGGTCGCGAATGACGTCCCACTCGTGCCGGATGACCTGCTGCGAAGCGACCACCAGGTCGGCGATTGTGATGTGCTTCTTCGCTTGGTTGTTGCCTCCCAGAAGCCCGCGGCTGTTGGCGCCGGTCAGGTGGAGGACCGCCTCGCGGAGGGCCTTTGACGGGATCGTCCCCGTGTTGATCTGGGCTCCTCCCAGGACGGCGTTCTTCTCGATGATCGCCACCCGCTTGCCGAGCTTGGCGGCCTGGATGGCGCCCTTCTGCCCCGCGGGACCGGTGCCGATGACGATGCAGTCGTAGTGTTTCATGGGAAGATGGCAAGATCGGGGAGTGGTCGAAAGTCGCAACGGCCGCCGAGTTGAAAGAGCGTAATGCCGTCGCTTTCCATTTCGACCTTCCCAGCGAAGATTCTCCACTTAGGAAAACTTTGCCGTTATCACCCGCACTGCAGCCCGGGCAAGGAACGCCGCCGGCGCCGATTACGCGGGAACTGACGAATAGAGCGGGTCTTTGGTAGAATCGCTAAGTTCGCCAAGTGCGGCGTCGTGTCGCTGCCGACTCGACGCGATTTGGGATCTTTGCTGCGGAATCTTCCAACATGACGTTCCCGCGGAGATACTCGCTGCGACTGCTCCTAACGGCCTTGACGCTTGCGGCCGTGGCGTGCGGAGGGGCGGCTCGTTCGCTGCAACTCAAGCAGGCGGAACGCGCCGCGCTTCTGCATTTTCAACAGGCGTCCGTAGGCGCCGGCCCGCTCGCAGGTCCGTCGACTCCGGCTTGGCTCGTCCCGCTGCTCGGGCAGGATCACTTCCAGCATCTTCGCTCGCTGCAATTATGGGGCGTCGGGCCCGCAACGTTGACGGCGGCGGGCGACGTTCGCTGGGCGGAGACCGTCCATTTCATGGAGAGCTCGCGGAGCGACCGCGCTCCGCTCCTGCCGCTTGAGACCTTTGCCGCGTTCGCAAAGTTGTCTCGCGTGCGGGACTTCATGTTCACGGGACCTTACGACGATCGCGTTCTAGAGTACGTCAAGAACTGGCCTTTGGAGCGTTGCTGTTTGATCGACACGCGCATTCGCGGCGGCGGTCTGGCGGCGTTGAGGCCGGAACGCCTCAAGGTGTTGACGCTCGTCAATTCCCCGGTCGACGACGCGGGGCTCCTGGCGTTGGGGCGATTCGTCGACCTGCGAGGGCTGTTGCTCGACAACGTCCCTGTCGAGGGGACTGAACTGGGACGACTGAACTCCTTGGACTCTTTGGAGATGCTTTGTCTGATCAGACTTCCCCTCCGCCAGGGCGTTTTGCAAGAATTACGGCTGAAGAATCTCAAAACGCTCGCAGTCGCCCGCACTCGGCTCAGCGACCAGGATTGCTTGGCGCTCGCCAATTGCAGCCAATTGCGGGAGTTGTATCTGGTCGACGCGCGAGTTTCGGACCAGGCGATCAACCTCTTGGCGCAGCGGCTGCCGAAATGTCGCTTTCATCTGCAGGAGGGATACGCAGTCGCCCGAGAATTGCCCAGGCCGGCGCCGCACTTCCAATTCGACACGATCTTCCTCCTTCACCCGGGGATTCGAGACGTGCGTGATTTGACCGATATTCGTCGTGCTGCCTTTCCGGCGGCTTCGTCCGAAGCGGCGCCACCGCTTTCGTTCCTGGATCCTCCGGACGGACTGGCGCCGTAACCGTCTCTCAATTCCTTACTTCCCGTCGCATGTCCCTGTTCGCCGCTGCTGAAGCCGAGAATCGACGCCGGGCCGAGCCGCTCGCCGCACGGATGCGCCCTCGCACGCTTGCCGAGTTCGTCGGCCAATCGCATTTTCTTGGCGAAGGCAAACTGCTGCGGCGGCTCATCAAGGCCGACCGTCTCACCGCCCTCTTGTTTTACGGCCCCCCGGGAACCGGCAAGACGACGCTCGCGCACCTGTTGGCCAAGGAGACCCGGGCGCGGTTCCGCCAACTCAACGCCGTCACGAGCGGGATCAAAGAGCTGCGCGAGCTGTTGGACGACGCTCGCGACGTCCTCTCAGTCGACGGCGTGCGCACGCTGCTGTTCATCGACGAAATTCACCGCTTCAACAAGTCCCAGCAAGACGCCCTCCTCCCCGACGTGGAGAGCGGCGGGGTCGTGCTTGTCGGCGCCACGACGGCTAACCCGTTTTTTGCCGTCAACGACGCCCTGGTGAGTCGGGCGCGCGTGTTCGAGTTCCAGCCGTTGGCCGAGGAAGACGTCGTCGCCCTGCTGCGGCGGGCGATCGCCGACAGTGATCGCGGACTCGGCGCCGTGCCGATCGAGGCCGACGATGCCGCGCTGACCTTCCTCGCCGTCACGTGCGACGGCGACGCCCGGCGGGCTCTTTCGGCGCTCGAGGTCGGCGTCCTCTCGGCCGACGAGCGCCCGGTGCGATTCACGCGCGAACTGGCCGCCGAGAGCGTCCAGCGCAAAGCGATCCAGTACGACGCCGCGGGAGACTCCCACTACGACTCGGCCAGCGCGTTGATCAAGAGCATCCGCGGCAGCGATCCCGACGCGGGAATGTACTGGCTTGCCCGGATGCTCGAGGGGGGCGAGGACGTGCGGTTCCTGTGCCGACGGTTGGTGATCTTGGCGAGCGAGGACGTAGGGAACGCCGACCCGCACGCCTTGCCGCTGGCGGTGGGGACGATGCAGGCGTGTGAGTTTGTCGGCTTGCCGGAGTGCCAACTCGCCCTTGCGCAGTGCGTCGCGTATCTCGCCTGCGCCCCGAAGAGCAACGCCGCGACGGTCGCAATCGGCGAGGCCCGAGCCGACGTCCGCGAGGGGCGGCTCGTCCCCGTTCCCAAGCATCTGCAGGACGCCCACTACGCTGGCGCCCAGCGGCTTGGCCATGGCGCAGGATACCAATACGCCCACGACTCCCCGGGAGGCGTCGCGGCCCAGGACTACCTGGGGGTCAACCGCGAATACTATCGCCCGGTTGATCGGGGGTTTGAATCGCAGTTAGCTCAGCGGCTGGCCGCGATCCGCCGTCAACTGCGCGGCGAGTGAGTCGCTCGCGAAAGTCTTGCCTTCAAGCCGTTGGTCCTATGTCCGCCTACGATTCAGCCGCCGACCACGCCGCCGATGCTGCCGTCACTGCCGTGGTGATCGTCGATCACGGTTCGCGCCGCGCCGAGAGCAACGACCTGTTGGTGGCGGTCGTCGCGGCGTATCGGGCTCGCGGACAGTGGCCGATCGTCGAGCCGGCTCACATGGAGCTTGCCGAGCCGACGATCGTCCAGGCGTTCGCCCGATGCGTCGCCCAGGGAGCGACGCGGGTCATCGTGTTTCCGTATTTCCTGGCCCCGGGGCGGCATTGGGGCGAGGATATTCCGCGGCTGGCCGCTGAAGCGGCCGCCGCTTGCGGCGGGGTGGAGCACCTCGTGACGGCGCCGTTGGGGCTTCATCCCCTGGTGCTGGAGGTGATCGACGAGCGGATCGCCCACTGCCTGCGCCGCGTCCGCGGCGAGGGGGCCCCCTGCGACGCCTGTTCCCCGGACAGCGGTTGCCTGCTGCTGGCGCCGTCGAATCAGTAAAGTCGTCCAGGCTCGCGGGACGATACTCCCCGACGACGCCGTGCCGTTGTCGCATCGGCTCCCTCTTTTCTGCTCCTCATGTTCCCTTGCATCGAGGTCACTGATGGCCTGCCTGATGTTGGCCTTCGTCGTGCTGGCGATTCGTCGCGGGCCGCGGGCTGCCTTGCTCACGATCGCGGCCTGGCTCTCGCTGGCGCTTTCGACGGCCCAAGCGGCGCCCTTCGTCCCCGGCACGGGCGTGAAGGTCCCCGGCGTCGGCGACGACATGGAAGATCCCAACTGGCGGTACGTCCCCAACGGCGCCAAGGCAAGCTATGAACAGGACGAGCAACAGCGCCCCCCCGGCGGATACTCGACCAACGGCCGGTGGTACGAGAGCGCCATGCGGGGGCAGCCTGACGTGGTGAAGCGGATCGCCACCCCTCCCGGCGGGCTCGCGGGGAGCAAAGGCTCGCTCCTGCTCGTCACGCGCCTGTCGGGCGTTCCCGGAGAGCTGGCCCATAAGAAAATGCAAGACGACTTGCTGTTAGGCGTCAAGGAACGTCTCGGCCGGCCGATCGCCGTCAATTGGCAGCCAAGTTGCGTCGTCCGGGTTTACCTTCCTGAATGGGACCGCTGGGAACAACGGAGCGGCTCGAGTTTCGGCTTTCGAGCCGACGTCCGTGGTCGCAAGCCGAACGGCGACTCCGAAGCGTACTGGCCCGGCATGTTCATTTCGTTCCACAGCAGCACGAGCAAGCAGTTTGATCACGATCACGCCCAGATCCTCGTTCGTGCCGACGAGAAGGGGCGCGACGTCGACGGGCCGATCATCGAGGAGCCCGGCTGGATCACGCTCGGCCTTTCGTTCACGCCCGACGGACAGGTCCACTACTACGCCCGGCCCGGAGTCGAGGACCTGACCGAAGAGGATTACCTCTACAGCAGCCGAGCGTACGGCAATCGGTGTCTGTACGTCGACGCGATTTTCTTCAACGTCGCAAACTTCGAAAACGGCAAGAACTGGTCGACGCCGTGGGTCGTCGACGACCCGATGGCGTACGTCATCCCGCCGCAGGGGCAGCGAGTGGAGAACCTCGGGCGCGGCGCCGCGGGTTCGACGGCGGGGCGATCGCCGTCGAAGGGACTGATGGGGCTTTTCCGCAAGTAGCGCGGCGTTAACTCGCAAGCCTATTGCGACTTGGCGATTGCCGCGCGGGTTCGTGATACGCTTGCGGCAAGGCGCTCGCCCCCCCACAATGCGGCCATGAACCTCCGCGAGTTCTGGATCGACGTCGGCGGCACCTTCACCGATTGCCTCTCCCGTGTGCCCGACGGCCGCTTGGTCCGGCACAAGCTCCTTAGCTCCGGGGCGACCAAAGGGACCGTCGGCCCTGAGAGTTCGCCAAGCGCGATCTTCGATCCGCTCCGCAGCGGCGAACCCGCGGAGTTCTGGGTCGGGTTCGATCTGACGTTGCTCGATCCCGCCGGCCGGCCGGGAGAGTCGAGGCGGGTCGTCGCCTTCGACCCGCAGCTTGGTCGGCTTGAACTTGATCGCCCCGCGCCCGCGTCGGCGTTCGCCGGGGCCAGATACGAATTGACTTGCGGGCTCGGCTCGCCCGTCTTGGGGATCCGCTATCTCCTCGGCCTGCCCCTCGCTGAGGTTGTGCCGCCGATTCGATTGCGACTCGGCACCACGCGGGGCACGAACGCCCTGCTCACTCGTCGCGGCGCCCGCACCGCGCTGGCGACGACGCGCGGGTTTGGCGACCTGCCGCTCATCGGCTACCAGAACCGCCCACGGCTGTTCGACTTGACGATCCGCAAGGCCCCGCCGCTCGCCGAACGAATCGTCGAGATCGACGAGCGGATCGCCGCCGACGGAACAGTGCTCGTCCCGGTCGACGAGTCGCAGGTGCGCAAGCGGCTCGTCGCGCTCCGCGCCGCGGGGATCGAGTCGCTTGCCGTTTGCCTGCTTCACGCCGATCTCTATCCCGGCCACGAAATCGTCGTCGAGCGAATTGCTCGCGAGGTCGGGTTCATCGAGGCGAGTCGCTCGAGCGCCGTCGCGCCGCTGGTGAAGATCGTCTCGCGCGGCGACACGACCACGGTCGACGCCTATCTCAATCCCGTGCTGCGGCAGTACCTCGCCGAGCTCGAGGCCGCGCTCCCCGGCAGCGAGGTGCGGGTGATGACTTCGGCCGGCGGACTGGCGACCGCGGCGATGTTCCGTGGCCACGAGAGCGTGCTGTCCGGCCCCGCGGGGGGCGTCGTCGGGTACGCCCGCGTCGCCGCCGCGGCCGGTTGCCCGCGGGCGATCGGCTTCGACATGGGGGGCACGAGCACCGACGTCTCGCGGTTCGACGGCCGGTTCGAGTTCGAGTACGAAACCGAGAAGGCCGGCGTGCGGCTGGTGACGCCGACGCTGGCGATCGACACGGTGGCTGCGGGGGGAGGTTCGATCTGCGGATTCGACGGCGTCAAGCTCGTCGTCGGCCCCGCGAGCGCCGGGGCCGACCCCGGCCCGGCGTGCTACGGCCGCGGCGGGCCGCTTGCCGTAACCGATCTGAACGTCCGATTGGGGCGCATTGCGGCCGAGCGGTTTCCCTTTGCCGTCGATCGCGCCGCGGTCGACCGCCGACTTGCCGAACTGGCCGAGGAGGTCGCCGCTGCAACCGGCGAACGGCTTGCGCCGGACGACCTTGCTGCGGGACTGTTGCGCATCGCCAACGCGAACATGGCTCGCGCGATTCGCAACGTGACGGTCGCCAAGGGCTATCAGCCGGGCGAGTATGCGCTGGTGTCGTTCGGCGGCGCCGCAGGACAGCATGCGTGCGCCGTCGCCGAGGAGCTCGGCATCCGCCGCATCCTCGATCACCCCGACGCCAGTCTGCTCAGCGCCTACGGCATCGGTCTAGCCGACCTGTCGCGCCACGGCGCGGCGGGGGTGTACCGCCCCGCTGCGGTCGTCGCGGACGAACAGATCGATCGCGTGCTGACGGAGCTAGAGCAAGCGGAGATCGCGGCGCTCATGGCCGAAGGCGCCGATCAAGGCACGATCGAATCGACCCGATCGCTCGACGTGCGGTATCGCGGGACCGATGCGGCGCTCAACGTGCCGCTGACGCCCGGCGCCGATTGGCGCGAGGAATTCCGCCGCCGTCATCGGCGCGAGTTCGGTTACGAGCAGGCGTCGCGCGAGCTCGAGGTCGCGGTCGCGCGGGTCGAAGTCGTCGCCCGTTCGGCTGCCGCGCTCCCCGCAAGCGATTCGGCCCCGCGCTTTGCTGCGAGAACGGAGTCGGCGACCACCGCATGGTTTTCGGGGCGAGAACTCGAGACGTCGGTGTTCGGTCGCGAGGCGCTCGCCCCCGGGGCGGTCGTCGCGGGGCCGGCGCTTGTCGCGGGACCGCACTCGACCTTGGTCGTCGACCCCGGGTGGGAGGCCGAGTTACTTAGCGGCGGCGAGCTCTTGTTGACTCGCCTGGCCGAGCCGAGCGATCCTGCCGCAACGCCCAAAGGGGGGCCTGGCAGGCTGGAAAGCCGACCGTACGATGCGGCCTCCTCCGAGGCGGTCCTCTTGGAAGTGTTCAACAATTTGCTTGCCGGGGTCGCCGAGCGGATGGGGCACGTGTTGCGACGCACCGCGGGGAGCGTCAACGTCAAGGAGCGGCTCGACTACAGTTGTGCCGTGTTCAACGCCGCGGGCGAGCTGGCCGCGAACGCCCCGCACGTTCCGGTTCATCTGGGAGGGATGGGGGCGACGGTTCGCGCGCTGATCGCCGACAACCCCGACCTGCGGCCCGGCGACGTGTTTCTCACGAACGATCCCTATCGCGGGGGGTCGCATCTGCCCGACCTCACCGTGGCGCTTCCGGTGCACGATGAACCGACCGGCGAGTTGCTGTTCTGGACCGCGTGCCGAGCTCATCATGCTGAGATCGGCGGGGTGCGTCCCGGATCGATGCCCCCGCGGGCCGCCACGCTGGGCGAGGAAGGGGTCGTCATCGCCAATTTCCGAATTGTCCGTGCCGGCGAGTCGCAAGAGGAGGCGCTGCGCGAGCTGTTGACCTCGGCGCCATACCCCTCGCGAGCCGTCGAGGAAAACCTAGCCGACGTCCGCGCTCAGGTCGCCGCCGTGCAACAAGGCGCTTCGGATCTGCGCGAGTTGGCTAGCCGCTACGGCCGTCGCGAGTTGCTACGGCAGCTCGATGCGATTCAAACGGCTGCGGAAACCAAGGTCCGCACGGCGCTTGCCAAGCTGCCGCCGGGGGAACGACGGTTCGTCGATTTCCTCGAAACGGCCGAGGGAGCAAGCATTCCGATCGTCGTGAAGATTGCCCTCGGCGGCTCGTCATGCGAGTCGAGCGCCGGGCGCCTGGGAGCGAGCGGAGCGATCCCCGGTGGAAGCGCCGCGGAGGGCTCCGTCGTGCTCCGCCCCCAGACGCCCGAGGGACTTCCAATACTCGCGGGAAGCTCCCGCCCCCCCGCCGCGATCATTGACTTCACCGGCACGGCCTCTGCCGTCGCGGGCAACCTGAACGCCAACGCGGCGATCGTCTCTGCGGCGGTCATGTACGTGTTGCGACTGCTTGTGGCCGAGGACGTGCCGCTCAACGAAGGGATGCTGCGAGCGGTTGAGATCGTCCTCCCCGAGGGCGTGCTCAATCCCCGCCCGGCCGCGAATCTCAGCGAGTCGCCGGCGGTCGCCGCAGGGAACGTCGAGACCTCGCAGCGCGTGGTCGACGTGCTGTTGGGCGCCTTGGGGCTCGCCGCGGCGAGTCAGGGGACGATGAACAATCTGCTGTTCGGCAACGATCGGAGCAGTTGCTACGAAACGATCTGCGGCGGCAGCGGTGCGACGGCCGCGGGCCCCGGCGCCGACGCGGTCCAGGTGCACATGACCAACACCCGCGCGACCGACCCCGAAGTCCTGGAACGCCGCCTTCCGGTCCGCTTGCGGGAGTTCTCGATCCGTCACGGCTCCGGCGGCGCCGGAGGACATTGCGGCGGCGACGGGGCGGTGCGGACGATCGAGTTTCTCGAACCGATGGACGTCTCGCTCATCACGCAGCGCCGCGGGCCCCATCCTCCCTTCGGCGCCGCAGGAGGAGAGCCCGGCGTTGTGGGCGAAAACCGTTTGCTCCGAGCCGACGGGACTGTGGTCCTCCTCCCTGGCGTCGCCGAAGCGAGCGTCGAACCCGGCGACGCAATCGAAATTCGAACCCCCGGCGGCGGAGGGTGGGGCGCGCCTTTGTAGGAGGGCCTGGAGTGCGTGTTGCACCGCCTGGAGTTTCGTCCTTCGGCAACCGCTTCCGTTTGCCGTTCTTGACGCGAACGCCATGCTGCCGGCGGCCCGCAGACTTGCGTTCGAGACGCCTTCGCCCCGGGGTTGCCCGACGACCCAGTTGCCTCGATAATCATGCCTTTGCCTCTCCCCGCGACCGGTCCGATGTCCCGTCGCGAGCCCGCTTTTCACTGGCTTTGCCGCAGGAAGGGAAACCGATGCCCCGCAACAAGATCTTCGCCAACGCCGCCGAAGCCATTGGCGACACCCCGATGATCCGCATCAATCGGCTCGTCCCCGAGGGGCATGCCGTGGTGTACGCGAAGTGCGAGTTCTTCCAGCCGCTCAACAGCGTCAAGGATCGGATCGGCGCGGCGATGATCGCCGCGGGCGAGAAGTCCGGAGCGATTGACGCCGAGACGCACATCATCGAGCCGACCAGCGGCAATACGGGGATCGCGTTGGCGTTCGTCTGTGCGGCCAAGGGTTACAAACTCACGCTCACCATGCCCGAATCGATGTCGGTGGAACGCCGCGCGCTGCTCCGTGCGATGGGCGCGAACCTCGTGCTC encodes the following:
- a CDS encoding hydantoinase B/oxoprolinase family protein, coding for MNLREFWIDVGGTFTDCLSRVPDGRLVRHKLLSSGATKGTVGPESSPSAIFDPLRSGEPAEFWVGFDLTLLDPAGRPGESRRVVAFDPQLGRLELDRPAPASAFAGARYELTCGLGSPVLGIRYLLGLPLAEVVPPIRLRLGTTRGTNALLTRRGARTALATTRGFGDLPLIGYQNRPRLFDLTIRKAPPLAERIVEIDERIAADGTVLVPVDESQVRKRLVALRAAGIESLAVCLLHADLYPGHEIVVERIAREVGFIEASRSSAVAPLVKIVSRGDTTTVDAYLNPVLRQYLAELEAALPGSEVRVMTSAGGLATAAMFRGHESVLSGPAGGVVGYARVAAAAGCPRAIGFDMGGTSTDVSRFDGRFEFEYETEKAGVRLVTPTLAIDTVAAGGGSICGFDGVKLVVGPASAGADPGPACYGRGGPLAVTDLNVRLGRIAAERFPFAVDRAAVDRRLAELAEEVAAATGERLAPDDLAAGLLRIANANMARAIRNVTVAKGYQPGEYALVSFGGAAGQHACAVAEELGIRRILDHPDASLLSAYGIGLADLSRHGAAGVYRPAAVVADEQIDRVLTELEQAEIAALMAEGADQGTIESTRSLDVRYRGTDAALNVPLTPGADWREEFRRRHRREFGYEQASRELEVAVARVEVVARSAAALPASDSAPRFAARTESATTAWFSGRELETSVFGREALAPGAVVAGPALVAGPHSTLVVDPGWEAELLSGGELLLTRLAEPSDPAATPKGGPGRLESRPYDAASSEAVLLEVFNNLLAGVAERMGHVLRRTAGSVNVKERLDYSCAVFNAAGELAANAPHVPVHLGGMGATVRALIADNPDLRPGDVFLTNDPYRGGSHLPDLTVALPVHDEPTGELLFWTACRAHHAEIGGVRPGSMPPRAATLGEEGVVIANFRIVRAGESQEEALRELLTSAPYPSRAVEENLADVRAQVAAVQQGASDLRELASRYGRRELLRQLDAIQTAAETKVRTALAKLPPGERRFVDFLETAEGASIPIVVKIALGGSSCESSAGRLGASGAIPGGSAAEGSVVLRPQTPEGLPILAGSSRPPAAIIDFTGTASAVAGNLNANAAIVSAAVMYVLRLLVAEDVPLNEGMLRAVEIVLPEGVLNPRPAANLSESPAVAAGNVETSQRVVDVLLGALGLAAASQGTMNNLLFGNDRSSCYETICGGSGATAAGPGADAVQVHMTNTRATDPEVLERRLPVRLREFSIRHGSGGAGGHCGGDGAVRTIEFLEPMDVSLITQRRGPHPPFGAAGGEPGVVGENRLLRADGTVVLLPGVAEASVEPGDAIEIRTPGGGGWGAPL
- a CDS encoding replication-associated recombination protein A — protein: MSLFAAAEAENRRRAEPLAARMRPRTLAEFVGQSHFLGEGKLLRRLIKADRLTALLFYGPPGTGKTTLAHLLAKETRARFRQLNAVTSGIKELRELLDDARDVLSVDGVRTLLFIDEIHRFNKSQQDALLPDVESGGVVLVGATTANPFFAVNDALVSRARVFEFQPLAEEDVVALLRRAIADSDRGLGAVPIEADDAALTFLAVTCDGDARRALSALEVGVLSADERPVRFTRELAAESVQRKAIQYDAAGDSHYDSASALIKSIRGSDPDAGMYWLARMLEGGEDVRFLCRRLVILASEDVGNADPHALPLAVGTMQACEFVGLPECQLALAQCVAYLACAPKSNAATVAIGEARADVREGRLVPVPKHLQDAHYAGAQRLGHGAGYQYAHDSPGGVAAQDYLGVNREYYRPVDRGFESQLAQRLAAIRRQLRGE